A genome region from Bacteroides stercoris ATCC 43183 includes the following:
- the pflA gene encoding pyruvate formate-lyase-activating protein: MINVHSYESMGTFDGPGLRLVVFLQGCPFRCLYCANPDTIDVKGGTPTPAGEILQMAVSQKAFFGKKGGITFSGGEPTLQAEALIPLFKDLKANGIHICLDTNGGIWNDKVEELLSLTDLVLLDIKEFNPERHCTLTGRSNEQTLRTAAWLEQQGHPFWLRYVLVPGYSDFEEDIRNMGEQLGKYQSIQRVEILPYHRLGVHKYEAMGWDYQLKEVVENTPAQLERAEKLFKEYFPTVVVN, translated from the coding sequence ATGATTAATGTTCATTCATACGAATCAATGGGCACTTTCGATGGTCCGGGGCTGCGGCTTGTCGTATTCCTTCAGGGCTGTCCTTTCCGTTGCCTGTATTGTGCCAACCCCGATACAATAGATGTAAAGGGCGGTACTCCTACTCCCGCCGGTGAAATCCTGCAAATGGCTGTCAGCCAAAAAGCTTTCTTCGGGAAAAAAGGGGGAATTACTTTCTCCGGCGGTGAACCTACCTTGCAGGCAGAGGCATTGATACCACTGTTCAAAGACTTGAAAGCAAACGGCATCCACATCTGTCTTGACACCAACGGCGGAATCTGGAACGACAAAGTTGAGGAATTGTTAAGTCTGACGGACTTGGTATTGCTCGATATCAAAGAATTCAATCCCGAACGCCACTGTACCCTGACCGGACGCAGCAACGAACAAACCCTGCGCACCGCTGCCTGGCTGGAACAACAGGGACATCCGTTTTGGCTGCGCTATGTCCTGGTACCGGGATATAGTGATTTTGAAGAAGACATACGCAACATGGGCGAACAGCTCGGCAAATACCAAAGCATACAACGGGTGGAAATACTTCCCTACCACCGCTTAGGGGTGCATAAATACGAAGCTATGGGCTGGGATTATCAGTTAAAAGAAGTAGTAGAGAATACCCCCGCACAACTGGAACGAGCCGAAAAACTCTTTAAAGAGTACTTTCCCACAGTAGTGGTAAATTGA
- a CDS encoding outer membrane beta-barrel protein — translation MEKRMEDELWMRKIKERLDDYSEPLPVSGWERLEKDLSVSKPPVAGKRQIIPFRRWAVAAAAALLVAVSSVSVWLLQSPVGEEMRNMTAPALAAVPDKLPEQQTPSVRTEITEPDYRAQKQESPADTNRRSLLAQQLNTVDETERETVIQSLGTEPEVQTGNAQEPTAESARVNQEAAEEERREEERTEKIERRRPSGRDKLHLPVGGAKREQSRGWSVGLAVGNTGGLISGSSMSESGLLQNGQNFGVSGGRVDLTTMSDGIMEVPEGQELVFKDGIPYLQRSSGQVVDIDHKQPLSFGFSVRKGLTRGFSVETGLTYTYLASDVKFAGSSETVSQKLHYLGIPLRANWNFVDKKSFIMYVSAGGAMEKCVYGKIGSKNETVKPLQFSVMGAVGAQYNISSRVGIYVEPGVSYFFDDGSDIETIRKENPCNFTLQGGIRLTY, via the coding sequence ATGGAGAAACGTATGGAAGATGAATTGTGGATGCGAAAGATAAAGGAGCGGTTGGACGATTATTCCGAACCGCTGCCCGTTTCCGGCTGGGAACGGCTTGAGAAGGATTTGTCCGTTTCGAAGCCTCCGGTAGCCGGAAAACGGCAGATTATACCTTTCCGCCGCTGGGCTGTAGCTGCGGCTGCGGCACTGCTCGTTGCGGTGTCGTCGGTGAGTGTATGGCTGCTCCAAAGCCCTGTGGGAGAGGAAATGCGGAATATGACTGCACCGGCATTGGCTGCCGTGCCGGACAAGCTGCCGGAGCAACAGACGCCTTCAGTACGGACAGAGATAACAGAACCCGACTATCGCGCACAGAAACAGGAATCTCCGGCGGATACGAACCGGCGTTCCTTGCTGGCACAACAACTGAATACCGTAGATGAAACGGAGCGGGAAACGGTCATCCAATCCTTGGGTACAGAGCCGGAAGTTCAGACTGGGAACGCACAGGAACCGACTGCGGAGTCGGCACGGGTAAATCAGGAAGCAGCAGAAGAAGAGAGAAGGGAAGAGGAGCGTACGGAAAAGATTGAGCGCCGCCGCCCGTCAGGCAGAGACAAATTGCATTTGCCGGTTGGCGGAGCGAAGCGGGAGCAGTCGCGTGGCTGGTCGGTCGGATTGGCAGTAGGAAATACGGGCGGATTGATTTCGGGAAGCAGTATGAGTGAAAGCGGGCTGCTTCAAAACGGACAGAACTTCGGTGTTTCCGGCGGAAGGGTAGACCTCACCACAATGTCTGACGGGATAATGGAAGTGCCGGAAGGGCAGGAGCTTGTTTTTAAAGATGGCATACCTTATCTGCAGAGGAGTTCTGGACAGGTGGTGGACATAGACCATAAACAGCCATTGTCTTTCGGCTTCTCGGTACGTAAAGGGCTTACACGGGGTTTCTCCGTGGAAACGGGCTTAACGTATACGTACCTCGCTTCGGATGTGAAATTTGCCGGAAGTTCGGAAACGGTCAGCCAGAAATTGCATTATTTGGGTATCCCTTTGCGTGCCAACTGGAACTTTGTAGATAAGAAGTCCTTTATCATGTATGTTTCTGCCGGCGGTGCCATGGAAAAATGCGTTTACGGAAAAATAGGGAGCAAAAACGAAACCGTGAAACCGTTGCAATTCTCTGTAATGGGAGCTGTGGGTGCACAGTATAATATAAGTAGCAGAGTCGGCATTTATGTAGAACCGGGAGTGTCTTATTTCTTTGACGACGGTTCGGACATTGAGACTATACGAAAAGAAAATCCCTGTAACTTTACCTTACAAGGTGGAATACGGTTGACTTACTGA
- a CDS encoding RNA polymerase sigma factor — protein MEEQVLAERCRQGDNLARKELYEQYAGRMLGVCLRYAGDRETAQDLMHDGFLKLFDSFDKFTWRGEGSLRAWMERVMVNTVLQYLRKNDVMSQSAALDDVPETYEEPDASAVDTIPQKVLMQFISELPAGYRTVFNLFVFEDKSHKEIARLLGINEKSSASQLVRAKAALAAKVKEWMKRNA, from the coding sequence ATGGAAGAACAGGTATTGGCAGAACGTTGCAGGCAAGGCGACAACCTTGCCCGCAAAGAACTGTACGAACAGTATGCGGGGCGGATGCTCGGCGTATGTTTGCGTTACGCCGGTGACCGGGAAACTGCACAGGATTTGATGCATGACGGTTTCCTGAAGCTCTTCGACTCTTTCGATAAGTTCACTTGGCGGGGAGAGGGTTCTTTGCGGGCTTGGATGGAACGTGTAATGGTGAATACGGTATTGCAGTATTTGCGGAAGAATGATGTGATGAGCCAGTCCGCTGCCCTGGACGATGTGCCGGAGACGTATGAGGAGCCGGATGCTTCGGCGGTGGATACTATTCCTCAAAAGGTATTGATGCAGTTTATAAGCGAGCTTCCCGCCGGTTATCGTACCGTATTCAACCTGTTTGTTTTTGAAGATAAATCTCATAAGGAGATTGCCCGGTTGCTGGGTATCAACGAAAAGTCATCGGCTTCACAACTGGTACGTGCCAAAGCTGCTTTGGCTGCCAAGGTGAAGGAGTGGATGAAAAGAAACGCATAA
- the pflB gene encoding formate C-acetyltransferase yields MELNKTFIDGLWSKEINVSDFVSKNITSYTGDASFLQGPTERTKHIWNLCLKALEEERANNGVRSLDHTTVSTITSHKAGYIDKENELIVGLQTDELLRRAIKPFGGINVVAKACRENGVEVDDKVKDIFTHYRKTHNDGVFDVYTEEIRSFRSLGFLTGLPDNYARGRIIGDYRRLALYGIDRLIEAKQEDLRHLTGPMTEARIRLREEVAEQIKALKDIKTMGEYYGLDLSHPATSAQEAVQWVYMAYLAAVKEQDGAAMSLGNVSSFLDIFIEYDLAHGKIDETFAQELIDQFIIKLRMVRHLRMQSYNDIFAGDPTWVTEAIGGRFNDGRVKVTKTSFRFLQTLYNLGPSPEPNMTVLWSPELPEGFKEFCAKVSVDTSSIQYENDNLMREVRNCDDYGIACCVSYQAIGKQIQFFGARANLAKALLLAINGGRCENTGTVMVKGIPVLTHDTLNFEEVMNNYKKVLTEIARVYNEAMNIIHYMHDKYYYEKAQMAFVDTDPRINLAYGVAGLSIAIDSLSAIKYAKVTARRNDIGLTEGFDIEGSFPCFGNNDDRVDHLGVDLVYYFSEELKKLPVYKNARPTLSLLTITSNVMYGKKTGATPDGRAKGVAFAPGANPMHGRDKNGAIASLSSVAKLRYRDSQDGISNTFSIVPKSLGPTAEERVENLVTMMDGYFTKGAHHLNVNVLNREMLEDAMEHPEKYPQLTIRVSGYAVNFVKLSREHQLEVISRSFHERM; encoded by the coding sequence ATGGAATTAAACAAAACCTTTATTGACGGGCTTTGGAGCAAAGAAATCAATGTAAGTGATTTCGTTAGTAAAAACATCACGTCCTACACCGGAGACGCATCTTTCCTGCAAGGACCAACGGAGCGCACCAAGCATATCTGGAACCTCTGTCTGAAAGCACTGGAAGAAGAAAGAGCCAATAACGGTGTCCGTTCATTAGATCATACAACAGTATCTACCATCACTTCCCACAAAGCAGGCTATATAGATAAGGAGAACGAACTTATCGTAGGCTTGCAGACAGATGAACTGCTGAGACGCGCCATCAAACCTTTCGGCGGCATCAATGTAGTGGCAAAAGCATGCCGCGAAAACGGCGTGGAGGTAGACGATAAAGTAAAAGACATCTTTACACACTACCGCAAAACACACAACGACGGCGTATTCGATGTATATACCGAAGAAATCCGTTCGTTCCGTTCATTGGGCTTCCTCACCGGACTTCCCGACAACTATGCACGCGGACGTATCATCGGTGACTACCGCCGTCTGGCATTGTACGGTATCGACCGCCTCATCGAAGCCAAACAGGAAGACTTGCGCCACCTGACCGGTCCTATGACCGAAGCACGCATCCGCCTGCGCGAAGAAGTGGCAGAGCAAATCAAGGCCTTGAAGGACATCAAGACCATGGGCGAATACTACGGCCTCGACCTCAGCCACCCTGCCACATCTGCTCAGGAAGCCGTACAGTGGGTATACATGGCATACCTTGCCGCTGTAAAAGAACAAGACGGTGCCGCCATGTCATTGGGTAATGTATCTTCATTCCTTGACATTTTCATTGAATATGATTTGGCTCACGGTAAGATTGACGAAACTTTTGCACAGGAGCTGATTGACCAGTTCATCATCAAACTGCGCATGGTACGCCACCTGCGTATGCAATCCTACAATGACATCTTCGCCGGAGACCCCACCTGGGTTACTGAAGCTATCGGCGGACGCTTCAACGACGGTCGCGTAAAGGTGACAAAAACCTCTTTCCGCTTCCTGCAAACGTTGTACAACCTCGGCCCGTCTCCCGAGCCTAACATGACTGTGCTGTGGAGTCCCGAACTGCCGGAAGGTTTCAAGGAATTCTGTGCCAAAGTATCCGTAGATACCAGCTCTATCCAGTACGAGAACGACAACCTGATGCGCGAGGTACGCAACTGCGACGACTACGGTATCGCCTGCTGCGTATCCTACCAGGCCATCGGTAAGCAAATCCAGTTCTTCGGCGCACGCGCCAACCTTGCCAAAGCATTGCTGCTTGCCATCAACGGCGGACGTTGCGAAAACACCGGAACTGTAATGGTGAAAGGTATCCCCGTGCTGACTCACGATACGCTGAACTTTGAAGAGGTAATGAACAACTACAAGAAAGTGCTGACGGAGATTGCCCGCGTTTACAACGAAGCAATGAACATCATCCACTACATGCACGACAAGTATTATTACGAAAAAGCCCAAATGGCATTCGTAGATACAGACCCGCGCATCAACCTTGCATACGGCGTAGCCGGACTTTCCATTGCCATCGACTCATTGTCTGCCATCAAATACGCCAAAGTAACGGCACGCCGTAACGACATCGGCCTGACGGAAGGTTTCGACATCGAAGGTTCTTTCCCGTGCTTCGGCAACAACGACGATCGTGTAGACCACCTTGGTGTAGACCTGGTGTACTACTTCAGCGAAGAGTTGAAGAAGCTGCCCGTTTACAAGAACGCCCGTCCTACCCTGTCACTGCTGACTATCACATCCAACGTGATGTACGGTAAGAAGACCGGAGCCACTCCCGACGGACGCGCCAAAGGCGTTGCTTTCGCTCCGGGAGCCAACCCGATGCACGGACGCGACAAGAACGGTGCCATCGCCTCTTTGAGTTCCGTAGCCAAATTGCGCTACCGCGACTCACAGGACGGTATCAGCAACACATTCTCCATCGTTCCGAAATCATTGGGTCCCACTGCCGAGGAACGCGTAGAGAATCTGGTTACCATGATGGACGGTTACTTCACCAAAGGTGCACACCACCTCAACGTGAACGTACTGAACCGTGAAATGCTAGAAGACGCCATGGAACATCCGGAGAAATATCCGCAACTCACCATCCGCGTTTCCGGATATGCCGTAAACTTCGTGAAACTGAGCCGCGAACACCAACTGGAAGTTATCAGCCGCAGTTTCCACGAAAGAATGTAA
- a CDS encoding NigD-like protein, with protein MKKFRTILAAFLLLFITTPVLQSCLDDWDDDEHPLLAIGTVRIIDGKDYYFALDEGTKMFPGDTAQVDNYTLVEGQRAFVYFNLLDEEVTGYDYNAKINHVENILTKDIYFMPAEKADSIGDDRININNMWITDNYLNIQYQLYHSNSNDKKHMLNLIVNEASDGKNDKEGYITLEFHQNAYGDEPLMPGQGLVSFKLDKIADRIPGKTGLNIRVKSLHDGEYYKTIDFKTDEN; from the coding sequence ATGAAAAAGTTCAGAACGATATTAGCCGCATTTCTGCTGTTGTTCATCACCACTCCCGTACTGCAATCCTGCCTGGACGATTGGGATGATGACGAACACCCGTTGCTCGCCATCGGCACAGTGCGAATAATTGACGGAAAAGACTACTACTTCGCACTCGATGAAGGAACCAAAATGTTTCCCGGTGACACTGCCCAAGTGGATAACTATACCTTGGTGGAAGGACAGCGCGCCTTTGTATATTTCAACCTGCTGGATGAAGAAGTAACCGGCTACGATTACAATGCCAAAATCAACCATGTAGAGAATATCCTTACCAAAGACATTTATTTCATGCCTGCCGAAAAGGCCGACAGCATCGGCGACGACCGCATCAACATCAACAATATGTGGATTACGGACAACTACCTGAACATCCAATACCAGCTATACCACAGCAACAGCAATGATAAAAAACATATGCTGAACCTCATAGTCAACGAAGCATCCGACGGCAAGAATGACAAAGAGGGATATATTACGCTGGAATTCCACCAGAATGCTTACGGTGACGAGCCGCTCATGCCGGGACAAGGGCTTGTCTCGTTCAAACTGGATAAGATAGCAGACCGGATACCCGGAAAAACCGGACTCAATATCCGCGTAAAAAGTCTGCACGACGGCGAATATTACAAAACCATTGACTTTAAAACGGACGAGAACTAA
- a CDS encoding site-specific integrase, with translation MERTTFCLLFYIRRTKLNRNGEAPIMMRITVNGVRVDASVKKTILPEFWSAAKGKALEKKREYKELNLYLDSIRLRIMKIQRELEIEGVAVSAGSVLDRFLGKDAPVQRTLFEVFREHNDKCARLSGTDMAPATVQRYETSLKHTQDFVWETYHKKDILLDEVSRQFVEDYEFWLKTSKKCCHNTATKYLKNFKKIIRIALAKGWMKNDPFLEIRFSLDKVEPDFLEDSEIRKLISKEIDIPRLGQVRDIFVFCCFTGLAFSDIHGLGKEHIVEDSNGVRWIRKGRQKTKIMCNIPLMEVPLKILEKYSTNEYCRKHGVLFPVLCNQKMNAYLKELADICGIKKTLTTHTAKHHTISI, from the coding sequence ATGGAAAGAACAACATTTTGTCTATTGTTCTACATTCGTAGGACGAAATTGAATCGGAACGGTGAGGCTCCGATAATGATGAGAATTACAGTGAATGGAGTCCGGGTTGATGCTTCAGTGAAGAAAACAATTCTTCCGGAGTTCTGGAGTGCGGCAAAAGGAAAGGCTTTGGAAAAGAAGCGTGAGTACAAGGAACTGAATCTGTATCTTGATTCTATCCGTTTGAGGATAATGAAAATTCAGCGTGAACTGGAAATAGAAGGTGTAGCGGTTTCTGCCGGCAGTGTCCTGGACCGTTTTTTGGGAAAGGATGCTCCCGTACAGCGTACCCTGTTTGAGGTTTTCCGTGAACATAATGATAAATGCGCCCGATTGTCCGGTACGGACATGGCGCCTGCAACCGTGCAGCGTTATGAGACATCCTTGAAGCATACTCAGGATTTTGTCTGGGAGACATATCATAAGAAAGATATTCTTTTGGATGAAGTTTCCCGCCAGTTTGTTGAGGATTACGAGTTCTGGCTTAAGACCTCGAAAAAGTGTTGTCATAATACAGCCACCAAGTATCTGAAGAACTTCAAGAAGATTATCCGTATCGCTTTGGCCAAGGGATGGATGAAGAATGATCCGTTTTTGGAAATCAGGTTCTCGTTGGATAAGGTGGAGCCGGACTTCTTGGAAGATTCGGAAATCCGAAAACTGATTTCAAAGGAGATTGATATTCCGAGGCTGGGTCAGGTACGGGATATTTTTGTGTTCTGTTGCTTCACCGGTCTGGCCTTCTCGGATATTCACGGATTGGGAAAGGAGCATATCGTGGAGGACTCGAACGGTGTCAGATGGATACGCAAGGGAAGGCAGAAGACCAAAATCATGTGTAACATCCCATTGATGGAAGTTCCGTTAAAAATATTGGAGAAGTATTCCACCAATGAATATTGCAGGAAACATGGTGTGCTTTTTCCGGTGCTTTGTAATCAAAAAATGAACGCCTATCTTAAGGAGCTGGCTGATATTTGTGGCATAAAAAAAACATTGACCACCCATACCGCGAAACATCATACAATCTCTATCTAA
- a CDS encoding efflux RND transporter periplasmic adaptor subunit translates to MRTKVPVILLSVLALLFHACGGKDTQDKQELSVSTSQVTALPQNGNKEFPFIARPFRTSELSFRVGGPIDRFDVYAGNRYERGNIIAEIDPRDFRIRKERAEAVYRQSKAEFERIEALYRKENISASTYEKAKADYISAKTAFDTAVCELEDTRLTAPFTGYVGEVYIEKFQDVKATQPVVSLIDIHQLRIEIYVPQEIAYAAQSSDSIRICFDAIPGQTYRAKVIEVSKGTTRNNLSYLLTAILPNEGGKLLAGMSGKAILDTPQAESAAGFCISQAALCHRPSTGDYVWVVNPATSQVSRRKVTVAKLLPDGLVQIADGLQIGETLATSGLRFLSDGMKVDITSKDK, encoded by the coding sequence ATGAGAACAAAAGTACCCGTTATCCTATTGTCTGTTCTTGCCCTGCTGTTCCATGCTTGCGGCGGCAAGGATACCCAAGACAAGCAAGAGCTGTCAGTCAGCACTTCCCAAGTTACTGCATTGCCCCAAAACGGCAATAAAGAGTTTCCTTTCATAGCCCGGCCGTTCCGCACCAGCGAACTGTCATTCCGGGTAGGCGGACCTATCGACCGCTTCGACGTGTATGCCGGTAACCGATACGAACGAGGAAACATCATTGCAGAGATAGACCCGCGCGATTTCCGCATCCGCAAAGAACGCGCCGAAGCCGTTTACCGCCAAAGCAAGGCCGAATTCGAACGCATAGAGGCGTTATACCGGAAAGAGAACATCTCTGCCAGCACCTACGAAAAGGCAAAAGCCGATTATATCTCCGCCAAAACAGCCTTTGATACCGCCGTATGCGAACTGGAAGATACCCGCCTTACAGCCCCTTTCACCGGATATGTAGGTGAAGTGTACATCGAAAAATTCCAGGATGTCAAGGCAACCCAGCCGGTCGTATCCCTTATCGACATACATCAGCTAAGGATAGAAATATATGTACCGCAGGAAATAGCCTATGCGGCACAGTCGTCGGACAGCATACGGATATGCTTCGACGCCATCCCCGGACAGACCTACCGGGCCAAGGTCATAGAGGTGTCCAAAGGCACTACCCGCAACAATCTGTCCTATCTGCTTACAGCCATATTGCCCAATGAAGGTGGTAAACTGCTTGCTGGCATGTCCGGCAAAGCGATTCTGGACACACCGCAGGCAGAGAGTGCCGCCGGTTTCTGCATCTCCCAGGCGGCACTCTGTCACCGGCCTTCCACGGGCGATTATGTATGGGTGGTTAATCCTGCCACATCGCAAGTCAGCCGCCGTAAAGTAACAGTAGCCAAATTGCTGCCCGACGGACTGGTACAGATTGCAGACGGACTGCAAATAGGAGAAACCCTCGCAACAAGCGGTCTGCGTTTCCTCTCGGACGGCATGAAAGTAGACATTACCTCTAAAGACAAGTAA